In Emys orbicularis isolate rEmyOrb1 chromosome 12, rEmyOrb1.hap1, whole genome shotgun sequence, one genomic interval encodes:
- the LOC135886234 gene encoding olfactory receptor 4Q3-like has translation MNGSAVSQFTLLGLSHSRPLQLLLFGLVLACYAASLLGNLLIVVTVWVDPRLLQSPMYFFLANLSLIDMALGSVAAPKMLGDLLSEGSTISYGGCMAQLFFLHFLGGSEMFLLTLMAYDRYVAICHPLSYAETMRRHRCLGLLAICWAGGLLHSATQLVLVVRLPFCGPSKLDNFYCDVPQVVMLACTDAYVVEILMVSNSGLISLVCFLVLLGSYGVILVTLRGRFGDGGGGKALSTCSAHLMVVSLIFVPCVFVYLRPFSSSRMDKMASIFYTIITPVLNPIIYTLRNREVKEAMKRLRHRLWFPCWT, from the coding sequence ATGAATGGCTCGGCGGTCTCACAGTTCACCCTCCTAGGCCTGTCCCACTCCCGCCCTCTCCAGCTTCTCCTCTTCGGCCTGGTCTTGGCCTGCTATGCCGCCAGCCTGCTGGGCAACCTCCTCATTGTGGTGACCGTGTGGGTGGACCCCCGCCTCCTCCAgtcccccatgtacttcttcctggccAACCTCTCGCTCATCGACATGGCCCTCGGCTCAGTGGCTGCTCCCAAGATGCTTGGCGACTTGCTGAGCGAGGGCAGCACCATCTCCTATGGGGGCTGCATGGCCCAGCTCTTCTTCCTTCACTTCCTGGGTGGCTCCGAGATGTTCCTCCTCACACTCATGGCCTACGaccgctacgtggccatctgccaCCCACTGAGCTATGCCGAGACCATGCGCCGCCACCGCTGCCTGGGCCTCCTAGCAATCTGCTGGGCTGGAGGCTTGCTCCACTCTGCCACTCAGCTGGTGTTGGTGGTCCGGCTGCCATTTTGTGGGCCCAGCAAGCTGGATAATTTCTATTGCGATGTACCCCAGGTGGTCATGCTAGCTTGCACCGACGCCTATGTGGTAGAGATACTCATGGTGTCCAACAGTGGCCTGATCTCTCTGGTCTGCTTCCTGGTCTTGCTGGGGTCATATGGTGTCATCTTGGTGACCCTCAGGGGACGCTTTGgtgatgggggtggtgggaaggcTTTGTCCACCTGTAGCGCCCACCTGATGGTGGTGAGCCTCATCTTTGTACCCTGCGTTTTCGTCTACCTCCGGCCTTTCTCCAGCTCACGGATGGACAAGATGGCCTCCATCTTCTACACCATCATCACGCCAGTGCTGAACCCCATAATCTACACCCTGAGGAATCGGGAGGTCAAGGAAGCCATGAAGCGACTGAGGCATAGGCTTTGGTTCCCTTGTTGGACATAG